The following coding sequences are from one Rutidosis leptorrhynchoides isolate AG116_Rl617_1_P2 chromosome 11, CSIRO_AGI_Rlap_v1, whole genome shotgun sequence window:
- the LOC139876162 gene encoding B3 domain-containing protein REM6-like produces MADLSNHFFKFIKPNSKYNISIPRSFWEKLKDTRCKKAVLKRRCHEWPVDISEEGFFCDGWKEFVKDNEVQEFDFIVFKHQGNYVFDFGVFDQSMCERDYPTNSCDEMDVDEAVMDSDANESSKVLKKRKRNNNPSRSEDKFELNDDRSFTATMTSTCITRSRLHVPTNFARSNGLLTGIKRTQVVLRDEARRTLQASLKTYNSYLCLVGWREFKIKNDLRVGDECTFKLIKRAKMPVFSVVIKRVKKRKTISATKKETTTTSNINHRSFISTLTPSNLTMSCLYIPVNFSIQNGLKLGEVVLRDDKGRSWNAQLNKKGEKSFYVGRRGLKDLCYANGLTEGDTIKFELVENENDDPLVAKISPYDGNNKSLENHRHVKKVKTIPSTKKETTTTSNNNRRSFISTIKPYTLTTSGLYIPFEFSTQHGLPLGEVDLRDDNGRSWNTHLNESREKYFFVACTGLKDLCYANGLKEGDTIKFELVENENDKPLVAKISLYVNANSAPSEKEGHPYFIGEVKEYFMRMLPLSSSFAKKTGLIDKKELILKRVKDEKSWTVKLKISMKNNKSYICGPGWKDFCVANDLKGGDYFKLELVSNGEQPIANFYFLKIC; encoded by the exons ATGGCTGATCTATCAAACCACttcttcaagttcatcaaaccaaaCTCTAAATATAATATT TCGATTCCAAGATCTTTTTGGGAAAAGTTGAAAGACACGAGATGCAAAAAAGCTGTATTGAAACGACGTTGCCACGAATGGCCAGTCGACATTAGTGAAGAAGGGTTTTTTTGTGACGGTTGGAAGGAGTTTGTGAAAGATAATGAAGTTCAAGAATTTGACTttattgtattcaaacatcaagGAAATTATGTATTTGACTTTGGAGTGTTTGACCAATCTATGTGTGAAAGAGATTATCCTACAAACTCGTGTGATGAAATGGATGTTGATGAGGCTGTTATGGATTCTGATGCAAATG AGAGTTCGAAGGTGCTAAAAAAGCGCAAGAGGAACAACAATCCATCTAGAAGCGAAGACAAATTCGAGCTCAATGATGATCGAAGTTTCACGGCTACAATGACATCTACTTGTATCACAAGGTCCAGATTG CATGTTCCAACAAATTTTGCAAGATCAAATGGATTATTGACCGGCATAAAGCGTACACAAGTTGTTCTAAGGGATGAAGCACGAAGGACTTTGCAAGCATCGCTCAAAACTTATAATTCATATCTATGTCTAGTTGGTTGGCGCGAATTCAAAATCAAAAATGACTTGAGAGTAGGAGATGAGTGTACGTTTAAGCTCATAAAACGTGCAAAAATGCCCGTTTTTAGTGTTGTAATAAAACGTGTAAAGAAAAGGAAGACGATTTCAGCAACAAAAAAGGAAACTACAACGACTAGTAACATTAATCATCGTTCCTTTATTTCTACTCTCACGCCGAGTAACCTCACTATGTCGTGTCTG TACATTCCAGTTAATTTTTCTATACAAAATGGTTTGAAACTCGGAGAAGTGGTTCTTAGAGATGATAAAGGAAGATCATGGAACGCTCAACTCAATAAAAAAGGTGAAAAATCATTCTATGTAGGACGCAGAGGTCTTAAAGATTTATGTTATGCGAATGGATTGACGGAAGGTGATACAATCAAGTTCGAGCTTGTTGAGAATGAGAACGACGATCCTCTTGTTGCGAAAATTTCTCCATACGACG GAAACAATAAGTCCCTTGAGAACCATAGGCATGTAAAGAAAGTGAAGACTATTCCGTCAACAAAAAAGGAGACTACAACGACGAGCAACAATAATCGTCGTTCCTTTATTTCTACTATCAAGCCATATACACTCACAACTTCGGGTTTG TACATTCCATTTGAATTTTCTACACAACATGGTCTACCCCTCGGAGAAGTGGATCTTAGAGATGATAATGGAAGATCGTGGAACACTCATCTCAATGAAAGCAGGGAAAAATATTTTTTTGTAGCATGTACTGGTCTTAAAGATCTTTGTTATGCAAATGGATTGAAGGAAGGTGATACAATCAAATTTGAGCTCGTTGAGAATGAGAACGACAAACCTCTTGTTGCGAAAATTTCTCTTTATG TGAACGCAAACTCGGCTCCTTCTGAGAAAGAGGGCCACCCATATTTCATTGGCGAAGTGAAGGAATATTTTATGAGAATGCTG CCTCTATCAAGTTCATTTGCGAAAAAGACTGGATTAATCGACAAAAAAGAACTGATTCTCAAACGCGTCAAAGATGAGAAATCTTGGACTGTCAAGTTAAAGATCAGTATGAAGAACAACAAGAGCTACATATGTGGACCAGGGTGGAAAGATTTTTGTGTTGCAAATGATTTGAAGGGAGGTGATTATTTTAAACTCGAGCTTGTTAGCAATGGCGAACAACCTATCGCAAACTTCTATTTTCTGAAAATTTGTTAA